The genomic region TGGCTTCCACAGGCCCCGCGACCACGGGAACTCCCGCTCGGTCAGCGGTCGCCTGGCACAGCAGGGCGTTGCGGGCACCGCCGCCGACGAGGTTGATAGTGCCGAGGGGCACGCCCGTGAGAGTGGATGCCCGTGCCGCCGCCCGCGCGAACGCCTCAGCCAGCGACTCCACGATGCTGCGCACGAACTCGGTGTGCGTCGCGGGCACAGCACCGCCCGCCTCCGCGCAGAGCTGCGCGACCCGAGCAGGCATGTCGCCCTGCGGCATCAACCGCGGGTCGTCGATGTCGAAGACCGTGAATCGTGTGTCGACGCGAGCGGCCGCCGTGAGCAGGGTGGGCAGGTCGGTGACCTCGCCCCACGCCCTCACGCACTCGTTGAGCACCCACAGCCCCATCACGTTGTGCAGGAGTCGGGTGGTGCCGTCGACGCCGCGCTCGTTCGTGAACCCCGCGTCGCGGGCTTCGGCCGTGAGCACGGGCCTCGGCGATTCGACGCCGACGAGACCCCACGTGCCGCACGAGACGAATGCCGAGCCGGGCACAGCGAACGGCGTCGCGACGACGGCCGAGGCCGTGTCGTGCGAGCCGACGGCCACCACCGGTGTCGACTCAGGCAGGTCGAGGCGTGTGGCGATCTCGGGGGTGAGCGTGCCGATCAGGCTTCCGGGGCGCACGATCGGAGGGAGGATGCCCGCCGGCACTCCGACCCGCTCCGCCAGCTCCGCATCCCACCGCGGCTCCGGCTCACCGGCGGGCACGAGGCCCGTGGTCGACGCGTTCGTCTCCTCCGCGACCCGCACGCCGGTGAGCCAGTACGCGAACAGGTCGGGCACGAGCACGATGCCGTCGCCTCCGCGGTGATCGCCGTCGCTGACGTCGCTTCGGTGGGCGTCGAGATCGTCCC from Humibacter ginsenosidimutans harbors:
- a CDS encoding rhamnulokinase, translating into MLGRAYSGDDSGENPPVLELDEIARFANEPVRRADGLHWNVAALREAVLDGLADAAASAARRGERIASIGIDAWAVDYGLLRHGELVAGPRHYRDARHEAGVDAVHRLVPFPELYARNGLQFLPFNTLYQFAADPDLREYAASGIEHDGDDLDAHRSDVSDGDHRGGDGIVLVPDLFAYWLTGVRVAEETNASTTGLVPAGEPEPRWDAELAERVGVPAGILPPIVRPGSLIGTLTPEIATRLDLPESTPVVAVGSHDTASAVVATPFAVPGSAFVSCGTWGLVGVESPRPVLTAEARDAGFTNERGVDGTTRLLHNVMGLWVLNECVRAWGEVTDLPTLLTAAARVDTRFTVFDIDDPRLMPQGDMPARVAQLCAEAGGAVPATHTEFVRSIVESLAEAFARAAARASTLTGVPLGTINLVGGGARNALLCQATADRAGVPVVAGPVEATALGNVLVQARTAGAIGGILGDLRRLVIATQPTTRYEPR